From the genome of Vulpes lagopus strain Blue_001 chromosome 2, ASM1834538v1, whole genome shotgun sequence, one region includes:
- the MEIS3 gene encoding homeobox protein Meis3 isoform X5, whose amino-acid sequence MARRYDELPHYPGIVDSTAALAGFSEAVASAPRAPGPYGPHRPPQPQPPGLDSDGLRREKDEIYGHPLFPLLALVFEKCELATCSPRDGAGAGVGAPPGGDVCSSDSFNEDIAAFAKQVRSERPLFSSNPELDNLMIQAIQVLRFHLLELEKVHDLCDNFCHRYITCLKGKMPIDLVIEDRDGGCREDLEDYPPSCPSLPDQNNAWIRDHEDSGSVHLGTPGPSSGGLASQSGDNSSDQDGLDTSVASPSSGGEDEELDQERRRNKKRGIFPKVATNIMRAWLFQHLSHPYPSEEQKKQLAQDTGLTILQVNNWFINARRRIVQPMIDQSNRTGQSAAFSPEGQPMGGYTEAQPHMTVRPPGSMGMSLNLEGEWHYL is encoded by the exons ATGGCCCGGAGG TATGATGAGCTGCCCCACTACCCAGGCATCGTGGACAGCACCGCAGCCCTGGCTGGCTTCTCAGAGGCAGTGGCCTCGGCACCGAGAGCCCCGGGGCCCTATGGCCCCCACCGgcctccccaaccccagcccccgGGCTTGGACAGTGATGGCctgaggagagagaaggatgaGATCTATGG ACACCCGCTCTTCCCACTGCTGGCCCTGGTCTTTGAGAAATGCGAACTGGCCACGTGCTCGCCCCGCgacggggccggggctggggtgggcgCACCTCCAGGCGGTGACGTGTGCTCCTCTGATTCCTTCAATGAGGACATCGCTGCCTTTGCCAAGCAG gtCCGCTCTGAGAggcctctcttctcttccaacCCAGAGCTGGACAATCTG atGATACAGGCCATTCAGGTGCTCCGCTTCCACCTGCTGGAGCTGGAGAAG GTCCACGACCTGTGCGACAACTTCTGTCACCGCTACATCACCTGCCTCAAGGGAAAGATGCCCATCGACCTGGTCATCGAGGATCGGGATGGCGGCTGCAGGGAGGACCTCGAGGACTAcccgccctcctgccccagcctcccagaTCAG AATAATGCATGGATTAGAGACCATGAGGACAGCGGATCTGTACATTTGGGGACCCCGGGTCCATCCAGTGGGGGCCTCGCCTCCCAGAGTGGGGACAACTCCAGCGACCAAG ACGGACTAGACACAAGTGTGGCCTCTCCGAGTTCTGGGGGAGAGGATGAAGAGCTGGACCAGGAGCGGCGGCGGAATAAGAAGAGGGGGATCTTCCCCAAGGTGGCTACCAATATCATGAGAGCCTGGTTGTTTCAGCACCTCTCG CACCCGTACCCCTCGGAGGAGCAGAAGAAACAGCTGGCGCAGGACACGGGGCTCACCATCCTGCAGGTCAACAACTG GTTCATTAACGCCCGGAGACGCATCGTGCAACCAATGATCGATCAATCCAACCGcacag GGCagagtgcagccttcagcccagagggCCAACCCATGGGGGGCTACACGGAAGCTCAGCCACACATGACTGTCAGGCCTCCAG GGTCGATGGGGATGAGTTTGAACCTAGAAGGAGAGTGGCATTATCTATAG
- the MEIS3 gene encoding homeobox protein Meis3 isoform X6, translating into MARRYDELPHYPGIVDSTAALAGFSEAVASAPRAPGPYGPHRPPQPQPPGLDSDGLRREKDEIYGHPLFPLLALVFEKCELATCSPRDGAGAGVGAPPGGDVCSSDSFNEDIAAFAKQVRSERPLFSSNPELDNLMIQAIQVLRFHLLELEKGKMPIDLVIEDRDGGCREDLEDYPPSCPSLPDQNNAWIRDHEDSGSVHLGTPGPSSGGLASQSGDNSSDQDGLDTSVASPSSGGEDEELDQERRRNKKRGIFPKVATNIMRAWLFQHLSHPYPSEEQKKQLAQDTGLTILQVNNWFINARRRIVQPMIDQSNRTGQSAAFSPEGQPMGGYTEAQPHMTVRPPGSMGMSLNLEGEWHYL; encoded by the exons ATGGCCCGGAGG TATGATGAGCTGCCCCACTACCCAGGCATCGTGGACAGCACCGCAGCCCTGGCTGGCTTCTCAGAGGCAGTGGCCTCGGCACCGAGAGCCCCGGGGCCCTATGGCCCCCACCGgcctccccaaccccagcccccgGGCTTGGACAGTGATGGCctgaggagagagaaggatgaGATCTATGG ACACCCGCTCTTCCCACTGCTGGCCCTGGTCTTTGAGAAATGCGAACTGGCCACGTGCTCGCCCCGCgacggggccggggctggggtgggcgCACCTCCAGGCGGTGACGTGTGCTCCTCTGATTCCTTCAATGAGGACATCGCTGCCTTTGCCAAGCAG gtCCGCTCTGAGAggcctctcttctcttccaacCCAGAGCTGGACAATCTG atGATACAGGCCATTCAGGTGCTCCGCTTCCACCTGCTGGAGCTGGAGAAG GGAAAGATGCCCATCGACCTGGTCATCGAGGATCGGGATGGCGGCTGCAGGGAGGACCTCGAGGACTAcccgccctcctgccccagcctcccagaTCAG AATAATGCATGGATTAGAGACCATGAGGACAGCGGATCTGTACATTTGGGGACCCCGGGTCCATCCAGTGGGGGCCTCGCCTCCCAGAGTGGGGACAACTCCAGCGACCAAG ACGGACTAGACACAAGTGTGGCCTCTCCGAGTTCTGGGGGAGAGGATGAAGAGCTGGACCAGGAGCGGCGGCGGAATAAGAAGAGGGGGATCTTCCCCAAGGTGGCTACCAATATCATGAGAGCCTGGTTGTTTCAGCACCTCTCG CACCCGTACCCCTCGGAGGAGCAGAAGAAACAGCTGGCGCAGGACACGGGGCTCACCATCCTGCAGGTCAACAACTG GTTCATTAACGCCCGGAGACGCATCGTGCAACCAATGATCGATCAATCCAACCGcacag GGCagagtgcagccttcagcccagagggCCAACCCATGGGGGGCTACACGGAAGCTCAGCCACACATGACTGTCAGGCCTCCAG GGTCGATGGGGATGAGTTTGAACCTAGAAGGAGAGTGGCATTATCTATAG
- the MEIS3 gene encoding homeobox protein Meis3 isoform X4: MARRYDELPHYPGIVDSTAALAGFSEAVASAPRAPGPYGPHRPPQPQPPGLDSDGLRREKDEIYGHPLFPLLALVFEKCELATCSPRDGAGAGVGAPPGGDVCSSDSFNEDIAAFAKQVRSERPLFSSNPELDNLAIQVLRFHLLELEKGKMPIDLVIEDRDGGCREDLEDYPPSCPSLPDQNNAWIRDHEDSGSVHLGTPGPSSGGLASQSGDNSSDQDGLDTSVASPSSGGEDEELDQERRRNKKRGIFPKVATNIMRAWLFQHLSHPYPSEEQKKQLAQDTGLTILQVNNWFINARRRIVQPMIDQSNRTECSLQPRGPTHGGLHGSSATHDCQASRVDGDEFEPRRRVALSIDSGQVPQHPDCDHQAHTSFRSPPGSRLQDPTS; encoded by the exons ATGGCCCGGAGG TATGATGAGCTGCCCCACTACCCAGGCATCGTGGACAGCACCGCAGCCCTGGCTGGCTTCTCAGAGGCAGTGGCCTCGGCACCGAGAGCCCCGGGGCCCTATGGCCCCCACCGgcctccccaaccccagcccccgGGCTTGGACAGTGATGGCctgaggagagagaaggatgaGATCTATGG ACACCCGCTCTTCCCACTGCTGGCCCTGGTCTTTGAGAAATGCGAACTGGCCACGTGCTCGCCCCGCgacggggccggggctggggtgggcgCACCTCCAGGCGGTGACGTGTGCTCCTCTGATTCCTTCAATGAGGACATCGCTGCCTTTGCCAAGCAG gtCCGCTCTGAGAggcctctcttctcttccaacCCAGAGCTGGACAATCTG GCCATTCAGGTGCTCCGCTTCCACCTGCTGGAGCTGGAGAAG GGAAAGATGCCCATCGACCTGGTCATCGAGGATCGGGATGGCGGCTGCAGGGAGGACCTCGAGGACTAcccgccctcctgccccagcctcccagaTCAG AATAATGCATGGATTAGAGACCATGAGGACAGCGGATCTGTACATTTGGGGACCCCGGGTCCATCCAGTGGGGGCCTCGCCTCCCAGAGTGGGGACAACTCCAGCGACCAAG ACGGACTAGACACAAGTGTGGCCTCTCCGAGTTCTGGGGGAGAGGATGAAGAGCTGGACCAGGAGCGGCGGCGGAATAAGAAGAGGGGGATCTTCCCCAAGGTGGCTACCAATATCATGAGAGCCTGGTTGTTTCAGCACCTCTCG CACCCGTACCCCTCGGAGGAGCAGAAGAAACAGCTGGCGCAGGACACGGGGCTCACCATCCTGCAGGTCAACAACTG GTTCATTAACGCCCGGAGACGCATCGTGCAACCAATGATCGATCAATCCAACCGcacag agtgcagccttcagcccagagggCCAACCCATGGGGGGCTACACGGAAGCTCAGCCACACATGACTGTCAGGCCTCCAG GGTCGATGGGGATGAGTTTGAACCTAGAAGGAGAGTGGCATTATCTATAGATTCAGGACAAGT ACCCCAGCATCCGGACTGTGACCACCAGGCTCACACCTCGTTCCGGTCCCCACCTGGTTCCCGACTTCAGGACCCCACCTCCTAA
- the MEIS3 gene encoding homeobox protein Meis3 isoform X2, with protein MARRYDELPHYPGIVDSTAALAGFSEAVASAPRAPGPYGPHRPPQPQPPGLDSDGLRREKDEIYGHPLFPLLALVFEKCELATCSPRDGAGAGVGAPPGGDVCSSDSFNEDIAAFAKQVRSERPLFSSNPELDNLAIQVLRFHLLELEKVHDLCDNFCHRYITCLKGKMPIDLVIEDRDGGCREDLEDYPPSCPSLPDQNNAWIRDHEDSGSVHLGTPGPSSGGLASQSGDNSSDQDGLDTSVASPSSGGEDEELDQERRRNKKRGIFPKVATNIMRAWLFQHLSHPYPSEEQKKQLAQDTGLTILQVNNWFINARRRIVQPMIDQSNRTECSLQPRGPTHGGLHGSSATHDCQASRVDGDEFEPRRRVALSIDSGQVPQHPDCDHQAHTSFRSPPGSRLQDPTS; from the exons ATGGCCCGGAGG TATGATGAGCTGCCCCACTACCCAGGCATCGTGGACAGCACCGCAGCCCTGGCTGGCTTCTCAGAGGCAGTGGCCTCGGCACCGAGAGCCCCGGGGCCCTATGGCCCCCACCGgcctccccaaccccagcccccgGGCTTGGACAGTGATGGCctgaggagagagaaggatgaGATCTATGG ACACCCGCTCTTCCCACTGCTGGCCCTGGTCTTTGAGAAATGCGAACTGGCCACGTGCTCGCCCCGCgacggggccggggctggggtgggcgCACCTCCAGGCGGTGACGTGTGCTCCTCTGATTCCTTCAATGAGGACATCGCTGCCTTTGCCAAGCAG gtCCGCTCTGAGAggcctctcttctcttccaacCCAGAGCTGGACAATCTG GCCATTCAGGTGCTCCGCTTCCACCTGCTGGAGCTGGAGAAG GTCCACGACCTGTGCGACAACTTCTGTCACCGCTACATCACCTGCCTCAAGGGAAAGATGCCCATCGACCTGGTCATCGAGGATCGGGATGGCGGCTGCAGGGAGGACCTCGAGGACTAcccgccctcctgccccagcctcccagaTCAG AATAATGCATGGATTAGAGACCATGAGGACAGCGGATCTGTACATTTGGGGACCCCGGGTCCATCCAGTGGGGGCCTCGCCTCCCAGAGTGGGGACAACTCCAGCGACCAAG ACGGACTAGACACAAGTGTGGCCTCTCCGAGTTCTGGGGGAGAGGATGAAGAGCTGGACCAGGAGCGGCGGCGGAATAAGAAGAGGGGGATCTTCCCCAAGGTGGCTACCAATATCATGAGAGCCTGGTTGTTTCAGCACCTCTCG CACCCGTACCCCTCGGAGGAGCAGAAGAAACAGCTGGCGCAGGACACGGGGCTCACCATCCTGCAGGTCAACAACTG GTTCATTAACGCCCGGAGACGCATCGTGCAACCAATGATCGATCAATCCAACCGcacag agtgcagccttcagcccagagggCCAACCCATGGGGGGCTACACGGAAGCTCAGCCACACATGACTGTCAGGCCTCCAG GGTCGATGGGGATGAGTTTGAACCTAGAAGGAGAGTGGCATTATCTATAGATTCAGGACAAGT ACCCCAGCATCCGGACTGTGACCACCAGGCTCACACCTCGTTCCGGTCCCCACCTGGTTCCCGACTTCAGGACCCCACCTCCTAA
- the MEIS3 gene encoding homeobox protein Meis3 isoform X3 gives MARRYDELPHYPGIVDSTAALAGFSEAVASAPRAPGPYGPHRPPQPQPPGLDSDGLRREKDEIYGHPLFPLLALVFEKCELATCSPRDGAGAGVGAPPGGDVCSSDSFNEDIAAFAKQVRSERPLFSSNPELDNLMIQAIQVLRFHLLELEKGKMPIDLVIEDRDGGCREDLEDYPPSCPSLPDQNNAWIRDHEDSGSVHLGTPGPSSGGLASQSGDNSSDQDGLDTSVASPSSGGEDEELDQERRRNKKRGIFPKVATNIMRAWLFQHLSHPYPSEEQKKQLAQDTGLTILQVNNWFINARRRIVQPMIDQSNRTECSLQPRGPTHGGLHGSSATHDCQASRVDGDEFEPRRRVALSIDSGQVPQHPDCDHQAHTSFRSPPGSRLQDPTS, from the exons ATGGCCCGGAGG TATGATGAGCTGCCCCACTACCCAGGCATCGTGGACAGCACCGCAGCCCTGGCTGGCTTCTCAGAGGCAGTGGCCTCGGCACCGAGAGCCCCGGGGCCCTATGGCCCCCACCGgcctccccaaccccagcccccgGGCTTGGACAGTGATGGCctgaggagagagaaggatgaGATCTATGG ACACCCGCTCTTCCCACTGCTGGCCCTGGTCTTTGAGAAATGCGAACTGGCCACGTGCTCGCCCCGCgacggggccggggctggggtgggcgCACCTCCAGGCGGTGACGTGTGCTCCTCTGATTCCTTCAATGAGGACATCGCTGCCTTTGCCAAGCAG gtCCGCTCTGAGAggcctctcttctcttccaacCCAGAGCTGGACAATCTG atGATACAGGCCATTCAGGTGCTCCGCTTCCACCTGCTGGAGCTGGAGAAG GGAAAGATGCCCATCGACCTGGTCATCGAGGATCGGGATGGCGGCTGCAGGGAGGACCTCGAGGACTAcccgccctcctgccccagcctcccagaTCAG AATAATGCATGGATTAGAGACCATGAGGACAGCGGATCTGTACATTTGGGGACCCCGGGTCCATCCAGTGGGGGCCTCGCCTCCCAGAGTGGGGACAACTCCAGCGACCAAG ACGGACTAGACACAAGTGTGGCCTCTCCGAGTTCTGGGGGAGAGGATGAAGAGCTGGACCAGGAGCGGCGGCGGAATAAGAAGAGGGGGATCTTCCCCAAGGTGGCTACCAATATCATGAGAGCCTGGTTGTTTCAGCACCTCTCG CACCCGTACCCCTCGGAGGAGCAGAAGAAACAGCTGGCGCAGGACACGGGGCTCACCATCCTGCAGGTCAACAACTG GTTCATTAACGCCCGGAGACGCATCGTGCAACCAATGATCGATCAATCCAACCGcacag agtgcagccttcagcccagagggCCAACCCATGGGGGGCTACACGGAAGCTCAGCCACACATGACTGTCAGGCCTCCAG GGTCGATGGGGATGAGTTTGAACCTAGAAGGAGAGTGGCATTATCTATAGATTCAGGACAAGT ACCCCAGCATCCGGACTGTGACCACCAGGCTCACACCTCGTTCCGGTCCCCACCTGGTTCCCGACTTCAGGACCCCACCTCCTAA
- the MEIS3 gene encoding homeobox protein Meis3 isoform X1, with product MARRYDELPHYPGIVDSTAALAGFSEAVASAPRAPGPYGPHRPPQPQPPGLDSDGLRREKDEIYGHPLFPLLALVFEKCELATCSPRDGAGAGVGAPPGGDVCSSDSFNEDIAAFAKQVRSERPLFSSNPELDNLMIQAIQVLRFHLLELEKVHDLCDNFCHRYITCLKGKMPIDLVIEDRDGGCREDLEDYPPSCPSLPDQNNAWIRDHEDSGSVHLGTPGPSSGGLASQSGDNSSDQDGLDTSVASPSSGGEDEELDQERRRNKKRGIFPKVATNIMRAWLFQHLSHPYPSEEQKKQLAQDTGLTILQVNNWFINARRRIVQPMIDQSNRTECSLQPRGPTHGGLHGSSATHDCQASRVDGDEFEPRRRVALSIDSGQVPQHPDCDHQAHTSFRSPPGSRLQDPTS from the exons ATGGCCCGGAGG TATGATGAGCTGCCCCACTACCCAGGCATCGTGGACAGCACCGCAGCCCTGGCTGGCTTCTCAGAGGCAGTGGCCTCGGCACCGAGAGCCCCGGGGCCCTATGGCCCCCACCGgcctccccaaccccagcccccgGGCTTGGACAGTGATGGCctgaggagagagaaggatgaGATCTATGG ACACCCGCTCTTCCCACTGCTGGCCCTGGTCTTTGAGAAATGCGAACTGGCCACGTGCTCGCCCCGCgacggggccggggctggggtgggcgCACCTCCAGGCGGTGACGTGTGCTCCTCTGATTCCTTCAATGAGGACATCGCTGCCTTTGCCAAGCAG gtCCGCTCTGAGAggcctctcttctcttccaacCCAGAGCTGGACAATCTG atGATACAGGCCATTCAGGTGCTCCGCTTCCACCTGCTGGAGCTGGAGAAG GTCCACGACCTGTGCGACAACTTCTGTCACCGCTACATCACCTGCCTCAAGGGAAAGATGCCCATCGACCTGGTCATCGAGGATCGGGATGGCGGCTGCAGGGAGGACCTCGAGGACTAcccgccctcctgccccagcctcccagaTCAG AATAATGCATGGATTAGAGACCATGAGGACAGCGGATCTGTACATTTGGGGACCCCGGGTCCATCCAGTGGGGGCCTCGCCTCCCAGAGTGGGGACAACTCCAGCGACCAAG ACGGACTAGACACAAGTGTGGCCTCTCCGAGTTCTGGGGGAGAGGATGAAGAGCTGGACCAGGAGCGGCGGCGGAATAAGAAGAGGGGGATCTTCCCCAAGGTGGCTACCAATATCATGAGAGCCTGGTTGTTTCAGCACCTCTCG CACCCGTACCCCTCGGAGGAGCAGAAGAAACAGCTGGCGCAGGACACGGGGCTCACCATCCTGCAGGTCAACAACTG GTTCATTAACGCCCGGAGACGCATCGTGCAACCAATGATCGATCAATCCAACCGcacag agtgcagccttcagcccagagggCCAACCCATGGGGGGCTACACGGAAGCTCAGCCACACATGACTGTCAGGCCTCCAG GGTCGATGGGGATGAGTTTGAACCTAGAAGGAGAGTGGCATTATCTATAGATTCAGGACAAGT ACCCCAGCATCCGGACTGTGACCACCAGGCTCACACCTCGTTCCGGTCCCCACCTGGTTCCCGACTTCAGGACCCCACCTCCTAA